From Pseudomonas poae, the proteins below share one genomic window:
- the dinG gene encoding ATP-dependent DNA helicase DinG, which yields MISTELKTTIQGAYSRFLEAKSLKPRYGQRLMIAEVAKVLGDIDTDDEGRRSGDPAVVAVEAGTGTGKTVAYSLAAIPTAKAAGKRLVIATATVALQEQIVYKDLPDLMRNSGLNFTFALAKGRGRYMCLSKLDVLLQEGHAQTATASLFEEEGFKIEVDEVSQKLFTSMIEKLAGNKWDGDRDSWPTALEDSDWARLTTDHSQCTNRHCPNFGQCAFYKAREGMGKVDVIVTNHDMVLADLALGGGAVLPDPRDTLYVFDEGHHLPDKAIGHFAHYTRLRSTADWLETTAKNLTKLLAQHPLPGDLGKLIEQVPELAREIKTQQQFMFSACEQVADFKPGEDVEGRERPRHRFVGGLIPEHMREMGIELKKGFSRLTDLFTRLTDLLKEGMDGEVNIGIASNQAEEWYPLFGSLLSRSQGNWELWTAFTVEDPEDNPPMARWLTLSESGALFDIEVNASPILAAEMLRRNLWNVAYGCLVTSATLTALGTFDRFRMRAGLPKKAVTAVVPSPFHHADAGVLRVPDLKADPRDAPAHTAAIIRDLPELVEGSRGTLVLFSSRKQMQDVFDGLDRDWRKQVFIQGNLSKQETLNKHKARVDGGDSSVLFGLASFAEGVDLPGAYCEHVVIAKIPFSVPDDPVEAALAEWIEARGGNPFMEISVPDASLKLVQACGRLLRTEEDRGTITLLDRRLVTQRYGKAILNALPPFRREIS from the coding sequence ATGATCAGCACTGAACTCAAAACCACGATCCAGGGCGCCTATTCGCGTTTTCTCGAAGCCAAGAGCTTGAAACCGCGTTATGGCCAACGCCTGATGATCGCCGAAGTGGCAAAAGTCCTCGGGGATATCGACACCGACGACGAAGGCCGGCGCAGTGGCGACCCGGCGGTCGTGGCCGTCGAGGCCGGCACCGGTACCGGCAAGACCGTGGCCTACAGCCTGGCCGCGATCCCCACCGCCAAGGCCGCCGGCAAACGCCTGGTGATCGCCACCGCCACCGTCGCCCTGCAGGAGCAGATTGTCTACAAAGACCTGCCCGACCTGATGCGCAACAGCGGCCTGAACTTTACCTTCGCTCTGGCCAAGGGGCGTGGGCGCTATATGTGCCTGTCCAAGCTCGACGTATTGCTGCAGGAAGGCCACGCGCAAACCGCCACGGCGTCGTTGTTCGAGGAAGAAGGCTTCAAGATCGAGGTGGATGAAGTCAGCCAGAAGCTGTTTACCAGCATGATCGAGAAACTTGCCGGCAATAAATGGGACGGCGACCGCGACAGCTGGCCCACCGCCCTGGAAGACTCCGACTGGGCGCGCCTGACCACCGACCACAGCCAGTGCACCAACCGCCATTGCCCCAACTTCGGCCAGTGCGCCTTTTATAAGGCCCGCGAAGGCATGGGCAAGGTCGACGTGATCGTCACCAACCACGACATGGTGCTGGCTGACCTGGCCCTGGGCGGCGGTGCCGTACTGCCGGACCCACGCGACACCCTCTACGTATTCGACGAAGGCCACCACCTGCCGGATAAAGCCATCGGCCACTTCGCCCATTACACACGCCTGCGCTCCACCGCCGACTGGCTGGAAACCACCGCCAAGAACCTCACCAAGTTGCTGGCCCAGCACCCGCTGCCCGGCGACTTGGGCAAGCTGATCGAGCAAGTGCCGGAGTTGGCGCGGGAGATCAAGACCCAGCAGCAATTCATGTTCAGTGCCTGCGAACAGGTGGCCGACTTCAAGCCCGGCGAAGACGTGGAGGGCCGTGAGCGCCCGCGTCACCGGTTTGTCGGCGGGCTGATCCCCGAGCACATGCGCGAAATGGGCATTGAGCTGAAAAAGGGCTTTTCGCGCCTGACCGACCTGTTTACCCGCCTCACCGACCTGCTCAAGGAAGGCATGGACGGCGAGGTCAATATCGGTATCGCCAGCAACCAGGCCGAGGAGTGGTACCCGCTGTTCGGCAGCTTGTTGTCGCGCTCCCAGGGCAACTGGGAGTTATGGACCGCCTTCACCGTCGAAGACCCGGAAGACAACCCGCCCATGGCCCGCTGGCTGACCCTGTCGGAAAGCGGTGCGCTGTTTGATATCGAGGTCAACGCCAGCCCGATCCTCGCCGCCGAAATGCTGCGCCGCAACCTGTGGAACGTGGCCTACGGCTGCCTGGTAACGTCCGCCACGCTGACCGCGCTGGGCACTTTCGACCGTTTCCGCATGCGTGCCGGCCTGCCGAAAAAAGCCGTTACCGCCGTGGTGCCGAGCCCGTTCCATCACGCCGATGCGGGCGTGCTGCGGGTGCCGGACCTCAAGGCCGACCCACGGGATGCACCGGCGCATACCGCCGCGATCATCCGCGACCTGCCGGAACTGGTGGAAGGTTCACGGGGTACCTTGGTGCTGTTCTCGTCGCGCAAACAGATGCAGGACGTGTTCGACGGCCTCGACCGCGACTGGCGCAAGCAGGTGTTTATCCAGGGCAACCTGTCCAAGCAGGAAACCCTGAACAAGCACAAGGCGCGGGTCGACGGCGGGGATTCCAGCGTGCTGTTCGGCCTGGCGAGCTTTGCCGAAGGCGTCGACTTGCCGGGTGCCTACTGCGAGCACGTGGTGATCGCCAAGATCCCGTTCTCGGTGCCGGATGATCCGGTCGAGGCGGCCTTGGCCGAATGGATCGAAGCGCGGGGCGGTAACCCGTTCATGGAAATCTCGGTGCCGGATGCTTCCTTGAAGCTGGTGCAGGCCTGCGGGCGCTTGCTGCGTACCGAAGAAGACCGGGGCACCATCACCTTGCTCGACCGCCGTTTGGTCACCCAGCGCTATGGCAAGGCTATCCTGAATGCTTTGCCGCCGTTCAGGCGCGAAATTTCTTAA
- a CDS encoding response regulator, with product MAKQDHLLIVDDDPQIRQLLCDYLSDAGFQVSTAADGKEMRRRLALNVIDLIVLDLMLPGEDGLSLCRELRVNSNIPVVMLTAKGSLIDRIVGLEIGADDYLPKPFDPRELLVRIKVVLRRVQSFPDRARLDEAPSIRFAGWQLDTRARQLLTPEGVVVSLGNSDYRVLRLLLQHPNRPLSRDFLLNHVFDKDSTPFDRSIDVCVSRLRSQLPAGLIKTVRNEGYMLTADDVVLES from the coding sequence ATGGCCAAACAAGACCACTTGTTGATCGTCGATGACGACCCGCAAATCCGCCAGTTGCTCTGCGACTACCTGAGCGACGCCGGCTTTCAGGTGTCCACCGCCGCCGACGGCAAGGAAATGCGCCGCCGCCTGGCGCTGAATGTGATCGACCTGATCGTGCTCGACCTGATGCTGCCCGGCGAAGACGGCCTGAGCCTGTGCCGCGAGCTGCGGGTCAACTCCAACATCCCGGTGGTGATGTTGACTGCCAAGGGCTCGCTGATCGATCGCATCGTGGGCCTGGAAATCGGCGCCGATGACTACCTGCCCAAGCCCTTTGACCCGCGTGAATTGCTGGTGCGGATCAAGGTGGTGTTGCGCCGGGTGCAGAGTTTTCCGGACCGTGCGCGGCTGGACGAGGCGCCGAGCATTCGCTTCGCTGGCTGGCAGCTTGATACGCGGGCGCGGCAATTGCTGACGCCGGAAGGCGTGGTGGTCAGCCTCGGTAACTCGGATTACCGTGTGCTGCGCCTGTTGTTGCAGCATCCCAACCGCCCATTGAGCCGAGATTTTTTGCTCAACCATGTGTTCGACAAAGACAGCACGCCGTTCGACCGTTCCATCGATGTGTGCGTGAGCCGCCTGCGCTCGCAACTGCCGGCGGGGCTGATCAAGACCGTGCGCAACGAGGGTTACATGCTCACCGCCGATGACGTGGTGCTGGAGTCGTGA
- a CDS encoding LEA type 2 family protein: MFRIYSLMLALTLGLTGCASWFEDDAPPPHVSLVKVEVVRAKLLEQKFKLYFRVDNRDDADLTVRGLIYKVTLGDFVLTEGESNEWLTVPPRSHKFFRVSVRTNLWPQIRDVVQMLKKPDHPVPYRLEGELKTGLFIGYDVQVNHNGEIIPGDFIPERHR; encoded by the coding sequence ATGTTTCGGATATACAGCTTGATGCTGGCGTTAACCCTGGGCCTGACCGGCTGCGCGTCCTGGTTCGAAGACGATGCGCCCCCGCCCCACGTATCCCTGGTGAAAGTCGAGGTGGTGCGCGCCAAGTTGCTCGAGCAGAAATTCAAACTGTACTTTCGCGTGGACAACCGCGACGACGCCGACCTGACCGTGCGCGGCCTGATCTACAAGGTCACGCTGGGTGACTTTGTGCTGACCGAAGGCGAGTCCAATGAATGGCTGACCGTGCCGCCGCGCAGCCATAAATTTTTCAGGGTGTCGGTGCGCACTAACCTCTGGCCGCAGATCCGCGATGTGGTGCAGATGCTGAAAAAACCTGATCACCCCGTGCCTTATCGCCTGGAGGGTGAGCTGAAAACCGGATTATTCATCGGTTATGACGTGCAGGTGAACCACAATGGCGAGATAATCCCCGGCGATTTTATTCCGGAGCGACATCGATGA
- a CDS encoding SEC-C metal-binding domain-containing protein yields MTQQPHVHGPDCNHDHDHHDHDHGHVHGPNCGHAHQEPVRNALKDVGRNDPCPCGSEKKFKKCHGA; encoded by the coding sequence ATGACTCAGCAACCCCATGTTCATGGTCCTGACTGCAACCACGATCACGATCACCATGATCACGACCATGGCCATGTCCACGGCCCGAACTGCGGCCACGCTCACCAGGAGCCGGTGCGCAACGCCTTGAAAGACGTTGGCCGCAACGATCCTTGCCCATGCGGCAGTGAGAAAAAATTCAAGAAGTGCCACGGGGCCTGA
- a CDS encoding OmpA family protein, which yields MSIMRTALPLVLLTGVLTGCAGLQKTDWPTCAAVGGVTGAAIGATESSAYAGYGALLIGGMAGAYCWVNGDGDEDGDGVPDSRDKCPGTPKGVQVDVNGCPPAPPAAAVVEEVVVVKEETIVIRDVHFQFDSAKLTAADKTKLDTIATRLKQEAPSAQLRVSGHTDSVGNDAYNQRLSEKRAHSVTDYLVGAGVPRSNFVSVTGAGESHPVADNKTADGRALNRRTEIQINR from the coding sequence ATGAGCATCATGCGGACAGCTCTACCCTTGGTTCTGCTAACCGGAGTATTGACAGGTTGCGCAGGTTTGCAAAAAACCGACTGGCCCACCTGCGCCGCCGTTGGCGGTGTGACCGGTGCCGCGATCGGTGCCACTGAAAGCTCGGCCTATGCAGGCTATGGCGCGTTGTTGATCGGCGGTATGGCCGGAGCCTATTGCTGGGTGAATGGTGATGGCGACGAAGACGGTGATGGCGTGCCGGACAGCCGCGACAAGTGCCCGGGCACTCCGAAAGGCGTGCAGGTCGACGTCAATGGCTGCCCACCTGCACCACCGGCGGCGGCGGTGGTAGAGGAGGTGGTGGTGGTCAAGGAAGAAACCATCGTGATTCGCGATGTGCACTTCCAGTTCGACTCGGCCAAGTTGACGGCGGCGGATAAAACCAAGCTTGATACCATCGCCACGCGCCTGAAACAGGAAGCCCCGAGCGCCCAGTTGCGGGTCAGCGGCCACACCGACAGCGTGGGCAATGACGCCTATAACCAGAGACTTTCGGAAAAACGCGCCCACTCGGTCACCGATTATCTGGTCGGCGCCGGCGTGCCTCGCAGTAACTTTGTGTCTGTGACCGGTGCGGGTGAAAGCCATCCGGTAGCCGACAATAAAACCGCTGATGGCCGTGCCTTGAACCGCCGTACGGAAATCCAGATCAACCGCTGA
- a CDS encoding YchJ family protein, with product MSTSICPCGSGNLLDACCGHYHAGHPAPCASALMRSRYSAYVLGLVDYLVATTLPAQQAGLDRDAIAAWSAQSTWLGLEVESSEVFGGQPEHAFVTFTARWHDATGEHSHREQSSFVQNDGRWYFIDPTVEVKAGRNDACLCGSGQKFKKCCHNYLQDHR from the coding sequence ATGAGTACATCCATTTGCCCCTGCGGCAGCGGCAACCTGCTGGATGCCTGCTGCGGCCATTATCACGCCGGCCACCCGGCCCCGTGCGCCAGCGCCCTGATGCGCTCGCGCTACAGCGCTTACGTGCTGGGCCTGGTGGACTATCTGGTGGCCACGACCCTGCCCGCGCAACAGGCCGGGCTGGACCGCGACGCCATCGCAGCCTGGAGCGCCCAAAGCACCTGGCTTGGCCTTGAGGTGGAAAGCTCCGAGGTATTTGGCGGCCAGCCAGAGCATGCCTTTGTAACCTTTACCGCACGCTGGCATGACGCCACTGGCGAACATAGCCACCGCGAGCAGTCCTCTTTCGTACAGAATGATGGGCGCTGGTACTTCATCGACCCGACTGTGGAAGTGAAGGCGGGCCGCAACGATGCGTGCCTGTGCGGCAGTGGTCAAAAATTCAAGAAGTGTTGCCACAATTACCTACAAGATCACAGGTAG
- a CDS encoding DUF6231 family protein, producing the protein MTAGISSRTPQQALAALLDLHQPKRLLLLGASQFPALDAFKAAHPDTQVSVAVPGPLPAELAAQRFDLALVVDCLEHLSKPQGLTLLGGIRNLNASRIAVLVDLGACDWKDTDFFSLALQAGERFQREEQVLTLFTYDLLDYKQVPDWLNARFWANPENFGKYWW; encoded by the coding sequence ATGACCGCTGGTATTTCTTCCCGTACGCCCCAACAAGCCTTGGCTGCCCTGCTGGATCTGCACCAGCCCAAACGCCTGTTGCTGTTGGGCGCCAGCCAGTTTCCCGCACTGGATGCGTTCAAGGCGGCCCATCCGGACACACAGGTCTCGGTGGCGGTGCCTGGGCCTTTGCCGGCGGAGCTTGCCGCGCAGCGTTTTGACCTGGCGCTGGTGGTGGACTGCCTGGAGCACCTGTCAAAACCACAAGGCCTGACCCTGCTCGGCGGCATTCGCAACCTCAATGCCAGCCGCATTGCGGTGCTGGTGGACCTGGGCGCCTGCGACTGGAAGGACACCGACTTTTTCTCCCTGGCGCTGCAGGCCGGCGAGCGGTTCCAGCGCGAGGAACAGGTTCTGACCCTGTTTACCTATGATCTGCTTGACTATAAGCAAGTGCCGGACTGGCTCAACGCCCGCTTCTGGGCCAACCCGGAAAACTTTGGAAAGTATTGGTGGTAA
- a CDS encoding recombinase family protein, whose translation MGKVFSYIRFSSAKQSAGDSYARQVKAAKAFCDEHSLELADPRDYLFFDSGRSAYKGRHLDDTGELARFLTYVEDGTIPAGSYLVVESLDRLSRERVRDALPRFLDLLTKGINVYTSTDKRLYTRDYNEIDLIISIISMSRAHEESATKGKRVSSAWRNKQKDARDTGKPLGKLRPLWLDVTPDGYVLNPEKADVVRRIFDLSTKGHGSRIIAATLNQEGIPAFSAGRKNVSGLWGFSTVRHILDSRTTLGEYQPHIFIDGKRTPDGDPIKGQFPAVVTEDEFYLAHAARTSRKTHTVTRTTANFNVLAGIFNCYKCGSAMHLQGQHGRKYYKCSKTTKGMCNAGIISAPRSEAVFKELLAKVDSLSLVQDSSGSLRKSLQVIEGRISEFKARQDEAEASHAEFPSRITAKLLSELESSITTLESEHAALSEQLVADRVISKDDFFEKLDLVTFEGRAAANNLIKRLGLFIFASKNGRTDEVYWVSKSDVPPLPFSSESENLLFYFIHRGNEIRFEAMYDEYVDLQVTQGEINEVEAIFAKTESWDDLPPHLLAMWKAKHGVITEDSADDST comes from the coding sequence ATGGGCAAGGTTTTCAGTTACATCAGATTCAGCAGTGCAAAGCAGTCAGCAGGCGACAGCTACGCCAGACAGGTGAAGGCGGCAAAGGCGTTCTGCGACGAACACAGCCTTGAACTGGCCGATCCCCGTGATTACCTTTTCTTCGACTCTGGCCGCAGTGCGTATAAAGGAAGACACCTCGACGATACGGGCGAGCTAGCGCGATTCCTGACCTACGTTGAAGACGGGACGATTCCGGCGGGCAGCTATCTGGTAGTTGAGTCTCTGGATCGACTTTCGCGTGAGCGCGTGCGTGACGCCCTCCCAAGGTTCCTTGACCTGCTCACCAAGGGCATTAACGTCTACACCAGCACAGACAAACGCCTTTACACCCGCGACTACAACGAAATTGACCTGATCATTTCGATCATCTCCATGTCACGTGCACATGAGGAAAGCGCCACCAAGGGAAAGCGTGTTTCTTCTGCATGGCGTAACAAACAGAAAGACGCCCGCGACACCGGTAAACCTCTCGGCAAGCTCCGTCCCTTGTGGCTGGACGTTACTCCAGATGGCTACGTACTGAACCCGGAAAAGGCTGATGTAGTCCGCCGAATCTTCGACCTTTCTACCAAGGGCCACGGCTCACGCATCATCGCTGCGACACTGAATCAGGAAGGTATCCCCGCATTCAGTGCAGGACGCAAAAACGTCTCTGGTTTGTGGGGATTTTCAACCGTGCGTCACATCCTCGACAGCAGGACTACCCTCGGAGAGTATCAGCCGCACATCTTCATAGACGGTAAACGAACTCCAGATGGCGACCCCATCAAGGGACAGTTCCCGGCTGTCGTTACTGAGGATGAGTTCTACTTAGCTCATGCCGCCCGCACGTCACGCAAAACACACACCGTTACGCGCACCACCGCCAATTTCAACGTGCTCGCTGGCATCTTCAACTGCTACAAATGTGGCTCAGCCATGCACCTACAAGGTCAGCATGGCCGCAAGTATTACAAGTGCTCCAAGACGACAAAGGGTATGTGTAACGCTGGCATCATCAGCGCCCCTCGCTCCGAGGCTGTCTTCAAAGAGTTGTTAGCCAAGGTCGATAGCCTGTCGCTGGTGCAAGACAGTTCAGGCAGCTTGCGAAAATCGCTACAGGTGATCGAAGGCCGTATTTCTGAATTCAAAGCACGTCAGGACGAAGCAGAAGCTTCCCACGCTGAGTTCCCATCCCGGATAACCGCAAAGTTGCTTAGTGAACTGGAATCAAGCATCACCACCTTAGAATCCGAGCACGCAGCCCTCTCTGAACAGTTGGTCGCGGACAGGGTGATAAGCAAAGATGACTTTTTTGAAAAGCTCGACCTTGTGACGTTTGAAGGGAGAGCAGCGGCTAACAACCTGATCAAGCGGCTTGGCCTCTTCATCTTCGCCAGTAAGAACGGCAGAACAGACGAGGTATATTGGGTAAGCAAGAGCGATGTTCCACCGCTACCGTTTAGTTCAGAGTCTGAAAATTTACTGTTTTACTTCATACACCGGGGTAACGAAATCCGCTTCGAAGCTATGTACGACGAATATGTTGATCTTCAAGTTACTCAGGGCGAGATTAATGAAGTGGAAGCGATCTTTGCCAAAACTGAATCATGGGACGATTTACCGCCCCATCTCTTGGCAATGTGGAAAGCCAAACACGGTGTAATCACAGAAGACTCAGCCGACGACAGTACCTAG
- a CDS encoding recombinase family protein: MSRTFAYCRVSTVDQTTDNQVLEIRQAGFDIQSQRAIVETVSGSTQAKERAGFLKLVERMEAGDVLIVTKLDRLGRNAMDVRQTVEMLDNAGIRVHCLALGGVDLTSAAGKMTMQVLAAVAEFERDLLIERTNAGLLRAKAEGKKLGRPAATATTKIVQEAKAEGLSQSAAARHLGISLATIKRHWA; this comes from the coding sequence ATGTCCCGCACTTTTGCCTACTGCCGTGTTTCCACAGTTGACCAAACCACTGACAATCAGGTGCTGGAAATTCGTCAGGCAGGCTTCGACATTCAATCTCAACGTGCAATCGTTGAAACCGTGTCAGGCTCCACGCAGGCCAAGGAGCGTGCAGGGTTTCTCAAGTTGGTTGAGCGTATGGAGGCTGGAGACGTGCTGATCGTTACCAAGCTTGACCGTCTAGGCCGTAATGCCATGGATGTTCGCCAGACGGTTGAGATGCTGGACAATGCCGGTATACGGGTGCATTGCCTTGCCCTTGGGGGAGTTGACCTGACTTCTGCCGCTGGCAAGATGACCATGCAAGTATTGGCCGCTGTCGCCGAGTTTGAACGTGACCTGTTGATAGAGCGCACCAACGCTGGTCTGTTACGTGCGAAGGCCGAAGGCAAGAAGCTGGGACGCCCAGCAGCTACCGCCACCACCAAGATAGTGCAGGAAGCCAAAGCCGAAGGCTTGAGTCAGTCAGCAGCAGCACGTCATTTGGGCATTTCCCTAGCCACCATTAAACGCCATTGGGCATGA
- a CDS encoding CopD family protein — MTAFSLAYTLHVLAALVWVGGMFFAWMILRPAAMAALEGPARLKLWANVFQRFFVWVWVAVLVLPISGIGLLQLRFSGFETAPRYVQVMMGLYLVMTALFIRIQALKFPELRKAVAAEDWPAGAAALGQIRKLVGINLIVGLLVVAIASARPMF, encoded by the coding sequence ATGACCGCGTTTAGCCTCGCTTACACCCTGCATGTATTGGCCGCCCTGGTATGGGTCGGCGGTATGTTTTTCGCCTGGATGATCCTGCGCCCCGCCGCTATGGCGGCGCTCGAGGGCCCGGCCCGGCTCAAACTGTGGGCAAATGTGTTTCAACGTTTTTTCGTATGGGTGTGGGTCGCGGTGCTGGTTTTGCCGATCAGCGGCATCGGCCTGCTGCAATTGCGCTTCAGCGGCTTTGAAACCGCACCGCGTTATGTGCAGGTGATGATGGGGTTGTATCTGGTGATGACGGCGCTGTTTATCCGCATCCAGGCGTTGAAGTTCCCGGAACTGCGCAAGGCGGTGGCCGCCGAGGACTGGCCAGCAGGCGCGGCTGCGCTGGGGCAGATCCGCAAGCTGGTGGGGATTAACCTGATCGTGGGGTTGTTGGTGGTGGCGATTGCTTCGGCTCGGCCGATGTTCTGA
- a CDS encoding collagen-like protein gives MRKVLLLAVLVSPVALAQSVSVETNSLMRLPNSTSVLQLERLEVADYGTLLIPANISQVSVDELHLGRDARIAIVPGNTALQLQVRHAQLDHGSQITSRGAPGTHEKPAKAGRDLTLRINSLSAEELSVDARGGAGAQGYAGLDGANGVDPGCTWGSAGRGANGDNGGDGLPGAAGAAVRVELPQDFPADHIKVWVDGGAGGLAGTAGKPGKGGQSKGCVVYRADGGEKGRPGLEGQPGPAGPAGSVTIQRL, from the coding sequence ATGCGTAAGGTTTTACTGTTGGCCGTGTTGGTCAGCCCCGTCGCCCTGGCCCAGAGCGTCAGCGTTGAAACCAACTCGTTGATGCGCCTGCCCAACAGCACCAGCGTGTTGCAACTGGAGCGCCTGGAGGTGGCGGATTACGGCACCTTGCTGATCCCGGCCAACATCAGCCAAGTCAGCGTGGATGAGCTGCACCTGGGCCGTGATGCGCGCATTGCGATTGTCCCCGGCAATACTGCACTGCAATTGCAGGTGCGCCATGCCCAGCTGGACCACGGCAGCCAGATCACCTCACGGGGCGCCCCCGGCACCCATGAAAAACCGGCCAAAGCCGGGCGTGACCTGACCTTGCGGATCAATTCACTGAGCGCTGAAGAACTGTCGGTGGACGCACGTGGCGGCGCCGGTGCCCAGGGTTATGCCGGGCTCGATGGCGCCAACGGCGTGGACCCGGGTTGTACCTGGGGCTCGGCGGGCCGTGGGGCCAATGGCGACAACGGTGGCGATGGTTTGCCGGGCGCGGCGGGTGCGGCCGTACGGGTAGAGCTGCCGCAGGATTTTCCGGCTGACCATATCAAGGTCTGGGTAGACGGCGGTGCTGGCGGTTTGGCCGGCACGGCGGGCAAGCCTGGCAAGGGCGGGCAATCCAAGGGCTGCGTTGTGTACCGCGCCGATGGCGGCGAGAAGGGCCGCCCGGGCTTGGAAGGGCAACCGGGGCCGGCTGGGCCTGCGGGAAGCGTGACCATTCAACGCCTGTAA